Proteins encoded within one genomic window of Oryza glaberrima chromosome 12, OglaRS2, whole genome shotgun sequence:
- the LOC127756188 gene encoding probable histone H2A.7 encodes MAGRGKAIGAGAAKKATSRSSKAGLQFPVGRIARFLKAGKYAERVGAGAPVYLAAVLEYLAAEVLELAGNAARDNKKTRIVPRHIQLAVRNDEELTKLLGGATIASGGVMPNIHQHLLPKKAGSSKASHADDDDN; translated from the exons ATGGCGGGACGCGGGAAGGCAATCGGCGCCGGGGCCGCGAAGAAGGCGACATCGAGGAGCTCCAAGGCCGGGCTGCAGTTCCCCGTCGGGAGGATCGCCAGGTTCCTCAAGGCCGGCAAGTACGCCGagcgcgtcggcgccggcgcccccgtctacctcgccgccgtcctcgagtACCTCGCCGCCGAG GTGCTGGAGCTCGCCGGGAACGCGGCGAGGGACAACAAGAAGACCCGCATTGTGCCGCGCCACATCCAGCTCGCGGTGCGCAACGACGAGGAGCTCACCAAGCTGCTCGGCGGCGCCACCATCGCCAGCGGCGGCGTCATGCCCAACATCCACCAGCACCTCCTCCCCAAGAAGGCCGGGTCATCCAAGGCGTcccacgccgacgacgacgacaactga